DNA sequence from the Pomacea canaliculata isolate SZHN2017 linkage group LG7, ASM307304v1, whole genome shotgun sequence genome:
CTTGCCAGTAACTGCAGCAGATCTATCAGATCTAAACGGGCCAGAGAAGCCAGCGATGTCTAGATCAGCGTCACCGTCGTGTAGCCATGTTTCCGTAAacgccaacaaacaagtatccctGTGCAATCGAAAGTTGTGTATCCACAcctcaagctcatcaatcttgccacgaatcgactggacattggagagcaggatagaaggaagaggtggagacCTGCGTCGATCGTCCAGACGAAACTTCTTGAGTCTCCGCTTCACACCGCCTCTGCGTCCTCTCCTTCTTGATCTGCGAAGTGGAGGGAGCCGTGCGATGTCGACTTGTAGCGCCCGAAAACTCCGGGTAACAGAGGGAGATGAACGAAGACGGAGCAAGAGCTCGCGGGAGTAGAGAAGCCGTGGACCACCATGAAATAAGCTGACCGCCATCTTAATAATGTCGGCTAGTGGTAACGGCCACAGCCATCCACAATGATAAACGCATGCCTAACAGAATGAAcgtaaaaatcatcatcactagaCACAGACGCAACACCCTAAGTCTATAACTTGACAACTAACCTACACAGGGTGCGACGAAAgcgatgaaaaattgaaataaatttgaatccgaagtgagagctgcagacgtcgcacAGCTAGGAGCGGCCATCTTGGATTGTGAAGGGTGGCAGTGTACATGGAATTAGTGAGAAAAAAGATGATTCACATTTGAGgagtttaaatatttcaaaagtttaGACAAGATTTAATGGGATAAGTACTTAAGGAAGCGAAAAAGAGTCGCGATGCTTGTAGAATAATCATCAACATGGGATATcgacaaaaattaaacaaaatattctgtcatGAACCAGCTGGTTCTAGGTGAGAACAACAGCTGAAGCGGGGTAGATAATTATAGGTCGGCAGTGGAAGCGGACAGTAAAGACAATCCTTTCTGTCCGTTGttacgacttgacaggtcgACTTGAGTAATGGAGGCGATCAAGCCCCAGGGTCCGGGGTGAGATGTAACAACAGATATTTTTGTAAGTCAAATTGGGTATTGCTCTTCCTAAATGTTCTGAAGCTTTAAAAAGGCTGttatgtttacaaatgaaaaaaatcaccaaaaattgttttgatcaACACCAGGGTATGTTGTAACGGGTGTGACCATTGGTGCAGGATGTCTGTCTGTTGGCTGATAGAGCGAAACAAGCTTCACTGAATAATATGGgtcttgtatttttgtgtactttacttatgctgtaaaaagaacataaaaaattaatatctaTACCCTACTGAAGAAAATGTTCAAGATAACCAGCGTGACATTCACTCACATgggaaaacacacacgcaaagaTCAAAGTATGAGAATTATTAGTGTAGTTACAAGTGTTTGGGTTGAAAGTactgtgacaacaaacaaacaagtgtagCGGGACTGACCAGGTTCTTCACTCAGACCAACACCGTGGAGCCATGTCCTGGTCTTGCAAGAAGTGTGATTGTGAAAAGACTGACAGACACTTGTGAACATGAACTCGGTggataacaattaaaagtctttattcatttgaaaGTCGCGACCTGTTCACTTCTTCTCGTTTAATCATTCAGAGACCAAATTAGCAATAGAATCAAAATCGTCTCCTGAGGAGAGTAGAAGGTAActgtgagaaaaatgacaaaatcacACAAGAATGGGTTTTATTATTTGGGTAACCAACtgggcaggtcacgtgaggttcGTCATTCTCAGATCTTGGAGACATGTTGACAGCTGCTCTGGCAAAATAACGGTTTGAAGGGAGGTCTGTACACGACTTAGTGTGACACAGTCTGTGTGTGAattcataaacaaatacaagaaaagaaattactgGAACATATTCAACAGTCCACtgcagaaaagaacaagaaagttaatatttaaaaaaaaaatttgtcttaaACGTTTTACTGCCAAAGCCCGACACACAGTTGCTGCTGCTCCTGGTGATGTTGCAGCTACAGTGCATGTACTTTCTCGAATTGTTGAtaaaaagtagaattttttacaaaaagtttagtttatgTGTGGTGTGCTATGTTGTAAACGTATTTACATGCTGCAATAAAAGTGTCACCTCATCTGTGTGCATACGTATGATATTAAAGTTAacactagttgttgtgtaaagAGACACCGACTGTTGTGAGTGCAAAACACAACATGTAGATATAAATGTGTCATAcacaacatgtatatataaatgtgtcataCACAGCATGTGTATATGAATGTCATTAAACATGTGTATAGAAATGTTTCCTACACACcatgtgatgacgtcagataCCCTTTGCCTTGTCGATAGTAGACAATCAGAAGTTGTGACGAACACCGGGACGTGGAGTACAACCGCGTTAAAACTTGATCCttcagacagacgacgacttttctctccagaccacaaacacgatCTTCCctcgccacccacaccacgtcactgcgggccgtggcaacgtcctcgatgtcatcgtccttcatcacccgcactgggatacccgcttctttcAGTCCCTTCATCACACCCGAGTCGTCACTAATGTCATCCCAGTGCAACACCAacacgtctctccactgcaggcagggcGGTGTTGTGCCGCCGTTGGTGGAGGTGACGGTCGTGGCTAAtgtcgtgacattctctgttaacattcaaagtaAGTTTCTACTGTTAGTTACTTGTCGGAGATACAGTGtaaacactgacagacacatagATATAAACCCGAcgtaaaataacagtaacacgTGACTTACACAGtgaatgtaataataatatatacataatgataatgataatgtttatgataaaAACAATGGCATCTTGATAGCGCACTTTTTGGCCATTAGCTTTGACATAAGCAGTCAGCAATGTTCATGTAGATTATCAGActccacacacaatcacactacaggtaaactcaacatgttgtacacaaagtaaacaacacaaacaacagcgTCACTCACAGCAACattacaggtgtcacacagtcaAGAGGAGGTGAACAAAGATTCAcctgaatacttcagttgtaggcaacacaggtaagtatccagacacaagatcacgtgacagcagcctcaaacacacatggagcagacgacagacaaccaccaatccctgatatcacactcatcgtcagtcacatcgttgagatgaagaggacacaaacatctactctacaCACAGTGCAGACATAATCACAGGTCCGCACATCAGACAAAGGAAAACTGAGTGGTCAGCAGTGCCAAACATGGATTGTCAGTGAAgtagacacaagtaatacaagtGATGAACAGGTGTAACACATGGCAAGATGGTGCACATGttacagttaaataaaaatgtcctaGAAACTGAGAAACGTTGTAAAGATACAGAAACCGATTCAGAAACTTGGGTAATGATGTCACACTTTCACAGATGACCAGTCCACACAAACCATGGTTCAGATAAAAGGTCAAAGACGACATGGTATGAAGAGCTGTCACCCTGTAGGTAGTTAGACGAAACAACATCTCACATTTAtattcacaagactgtttctcaactgcttgttatttatcacacggtgtttatctgtcaacagacgttacactacacaatacacacacctacctgtaacaccaacacggagactgtgtaggaagctggccacgtcacgaccgcacgtcacacagtcatcTGGACCGTCATCTGAGTGACCGTGATGttggtgatacagtcgtgtgactggcgggccgtctgtgtggtcgggcacacctcgctcactgtacggctgGACAAGACGGTACTCAGTGATCCACGCGTCCTTCttgacttccctgacgacggccggtggagagcggaggggtctggttaaatattccacttgccagccggcgggtgcgtatctatggaaacaacttgccgcccaaagatggagatcaGGAACTTGTGTCCgcagcttgtcacacacagtGTGGAAGTCTaacctgtgacagacatgagtgttgctatagttaccgtcacacaaggtcaaaggtcgtccagcgcacaaacatcacaagtgttcaattcctgtcaaagtattttatgaagtttcataaacagaaatatcactttaattGACAAGAaagtcacgtgttcagagtatgtgtgtgttgtgtgactAGACAGTAATTGTGTAAcacgttgatgtcaaggggaggctacttgtatactaagctcactgacactgtacataataatgtgtgtgaatagcgGTGAATactgtggttgtgtgtgtgtagatatgtatacatgcatgagggagggaggcaagAAAGAGTATATGTCTGTTGTCTGACACAGAATGTGTAAGTATACACGTAAATGtatcttgtacaaataaaattaagtaaCTGACAAGCATTAACGTTTATTACTGAAAAGAATTCTGTACAGATGTACGAAACTGATGTGTAAGGACTAgtttcatcttcttcaacaCGTACATGGCAggaagatgataaagaaattgtggtgtaaactgaaaaaaaatatattttactttctgtgtttatgtggtCTATGGGAGAAAGAGGATGGGAGGGTGAAAATGATTTCCAAGATAAGTAGTAAATATAGTTGTATTAAATATGTCACTTATAACAGAAATTCTacctaaaatatatatatatatatatttatataaaatgcaaaGTTCTTAGGATGCAAGCTTTCTTTGCCAATTTTaagtaataatatattaaatgcTCATTTAgtattgttacttttgtttttgttgttaagtATATATTAAATCCATCGACTGGTGTAGTCTTCTACTTCACATCTTTGTTCAACTTCGTTGTCTTCAACTCAGTGCTAACTGTCGCAATGTGTTCATCAGgacaaatcacaactttctcatttaatttgaCCATCAGTCTTGAAGCACCTCCATCTcgtctttgtttacttgtatacCTGTTGTTTGAATAAAAGCTACCGTCACACGAACTACCGTTTACTTCGAAAGGTCGAGGTCAAGGTTTGTCACCTTGGTAACCGCGTATGGAAgatcgcgcatgcgtagaacatgTCATTGTAAAAAGCGTGTGCGAAAAAAATAGTTACTTACTGGTACGAAACTTGCGTGAGAAGGGCAGGTGTCCCTTTCATTGAGGAAATATCACCTGTTAAACACCTGGTGGTGATTGTAAGATCACAGCGAGCGGCATCTACCTGTGtatctatcatcacatcacacgatgtacTACTCACCCCGCTTCATCaacgatgacgtacaacgaccctcctgttgctgcctgtgacaagtcgttgacgatCTTCTCCGCCTCCTTCTCATTATTGTCATAAAGATCATACAGCAgcaggtgaggctgaccgggggatgcacctgctgactgttgtgtctttagtgtctgcagcaacaggtgatacaacatgatgcacgctgcacgactctcaTCACAattactgacaacgtagacgtggtgaccacaccgcagccactgtatggccatcagcagcagcaccacagttttacctgtaccgggcggtccggtgacaaagagtctgTCAGGCGGGTTGTtcagcaggtgaacttgctccgggaagagtgtgatgacagcagtatagcactctcctgtccaccacacggcctgacccagggtcttgacactcacacgtggaggacatgtacatggcacagtcactgttgtcgccggaccacagaacctggtAGTGTCACATCAATTGATGACTTTTACAaatactattactattattttacaattaataattagttaattgttatttgtatttcatttccCCCGAAAGTGTATAACTTCTATTAAAACTAaagagatattttattttactgtctaACTTATGTTAACTGAAGAAACTTTCAAAAGCTTACTTCTATAATGGACACAATGATCTGCTCCAAATTAAGTATTGAAGTACTCCAGCACAATGCAAAACagcataataaaatttttaggTAAAATGTGTGTCAAGTTTAACAAGTTTACAGCAAGTGGTTAGTGAGCTGGTAGGAAACAAGTATTtagaaaaaacaagagaataatTATAACACTGTGACAATGGTTGGCCTCTGGCAAACAGTCGGACttacaacatctttatttttttgttgaacctgaaactacatcagTGGATGAATACAAGTTTCATGAGCTACATATGCGCTGAAAACACACTTCTCCCGTGAAAATTATTCCTAACACCttttcccacaatgctagtcctttgtgaCAACTTTAGGGTTACAACTGACTGCTTATAATGACATGTTtacaatgtaaaatgtaatataaGGTGTGTCACTGTGGTCAGAGTAGTGAGGTCAGCAGGTGTCGCTGTTAGTGTAGTTACAGCGTTGTTCTGATTTACCAGCGTGTCTGCAAGTAAGGACTGTCGTATATACTGTGAATAAAGTGTTGTTGGAAATCTTATCAactgcaaagactcagtttcCTGGAGAGGTTGGCACCGTAGATTGAGGACCAACCAACATGCCATTGATTACAACATCGGCGTTAGTGACTTCTGCTTCGTCGCCAATCATCACATCTCCACATATCACCTGTAACATCTGGTAACAGTCACCAAGCcttgttgaaaataaaactcttacTTTTGAAATATAGTCTGTTGACGATTACTCTGACTAGAAGTGGCGTGagcactgatgtcacatctaacatcgtacacgacaggattagactgtgacagtgttgtgactacacattattgtcatatttacctggctaccagtgtcttgtacaacttagatgtcatgtgactgacaggtccagccccagccacacgtcgctgccaccagtgtccgagttccctcagcacgtgactactgacgtcacacggtgacttggggtcagacaactgatcacagcacagacacagacctgggatgttggagggatctgttgttcccagacaccgacacaggtcctgtagaGGATCCACATCATGTCATGAGACAAGAGTTAAATATAGAAATAGAAGATGAAGTAAACTTAACGAAAATTAACTAACCCTTAACATTAAAGTATTAATTACAAGTTAAATACGAATCAGTAGCTTAGAATGGCTCCAACAGGATAATAATGTTGTTAAAATAGATAGAACAGCTGTCTACATGCAATGACTTTATGGAAACAAATCGTCCTGAGATGGCGTGAAGACAATAATTTGctccaaagaagaaaaaataaagaagaattcGTTTATTTGCCAAGTAACACTACATTGGGAATTCGATTTGATAACGACCGCCACTTCTACACACGTGTGAACGCCGCTACTGGCACTGGTATTGATgcacaccccttcccccaaacaattattttctctttttttatacataGAGATACACTATCACCACATTTCATTCTTATTCATTCTCTGTCCACATTATCGGTTTGTCTTCTATtgacaaatttttttcacatttaggTACTCTCTAAGGTATATTATAGAATATCTGTAAGGTAACAGAAAGGTACTGAAACCTGAATGAGGAGGCTGtcaccggagatggcctgttgaagctGATgagtcgtgaggttggggaaggcgatgaccttagtgacgggcagaccgggagcgatgtcggacaccaggtgagacaacatggcctccgccttgtccagctgtgacacggcgttacTCAGTTTCTGTCTAATGTTGTTGTCAATATCCTGCTGTGACttgtttaaatctttgataTTGTCACCCactgccttcacctcacagactaccagtccgtactgtcgatgaatgagaagcacattgaagtctccctgtttccagttgtgtggtagagaaggaggaaggcTGGAGTgtcggggtaggtgggtagcggcggcagcgtaacaaggttcacccaggtactgtccgaacttaagctgagtcagtccaaccatcacatctctgttctttttaaacattttctgaagacagacaaaaatccgctgcatggcagcatcgtctccgacatcactgtcctgaatgCGAGGAGGCTGTAAAATGGACGGATGAGCAGCAGAAGATGAACTCGTCGGCACTTGGttagactgaccagcctgtcTAGGTGCTGACTGTAGGACgagaacctcctgaccagcagctgactgtctagtcatgggcacgcggttgacgtagacaggaggcaggaagtaggcgcgagagtcgagatgagggaacgcggcctccacccactgtagccagaatgtctgggcctggtctggtaatgggTCCTGTGTGAAGAACAGTGTGGTCAATTAAATAATAACTGCTTATTAGGTCATTAGAGTATTTGTGTTCAGACTTTACTTGTATTAGCTACTGTTATTTAGTACAGGAGACGgccctttgtattttctgtcattcagtaaggtatttttttatctcctaCGTTATAATGTGTCGCACAttgttctaatatttatttgattgtcaacaaacaaacctttctaCCAGTCTTCTGGCTGATGAGACTGACTGCCGCCTCGATCTGAGAAGGAAGACCGCGGATGAtaagaatcttcatacctggtacaggtgagggttTGGGGTCAAACTCTATGTCAGcgcctgtgtttttctttacctcttCCAGAGGACGTgtgttcactttaaaaagaaatgattgattGTCAATGAACATACACATTTCTCTaacttaaaatagaaaatttcttttgaacttattatttattattacgaGGAGCTGTAACTGTATGATTACACgaatgacataaaaaaaattattgacatcGAACACAGATCATCATTACTGTAGTCGTGATCATAAAGCTGCTCATTatgattatcatcataattatgGTTATCATTTCTCTGTCAGTTATCTgccattttcattgctttatcGACTATGATGTTTACTTGTGAATGCTTTTTCACTACTTTTACTTTCTATCCTACTTTTATCtattttgagttttaaaaagtaaagcaaaataaaaaatacaacctACCTGTATCTGTAAGTAGTGTCAcctgttcatcagtcacagcgtgtaggtaaactttgacccgacCACCGCCTCTACGACTCTGTCTACCACCTCCTTCTTTAGGTCGCTTTCCCTGTGACAGTTATTACAGTGAGAGGAGAAGTGAACACTGGGTACATCACTGAGATGATTATGTACAGGATGACATTAAATATCTGCAACAACATTACACTAGCTTAAAGATGTTTTCATACaacaaatgatgataaaataggATGATAGGATATAATGATAGGATGATAAAACTAGTTGAAGTACTCTAAGAATGCAGGGAAggagagtggctcacctgaCCAGACGACGGATGagcagacattgttgacagtggtctcccctgtacaGGACCAAGTCTGACGGAGGCAGCGTCTGTACCACGTGGTCTCCACTCTTGGTGAGAAACCAGCAAACTGTCATGTGTCATAGAGTAATATAGTGTCAGTGTCACGGTGTCAGTAGCATGTTATCAGTTCCATaaactgacaaaactgtttctttaaGCTCTATTATCAAGTAGGTGTTGACAGCTCGTTTTGTTATTTAAGGGAATATAACCCAAACCCTAACTAAGCTCCACGGCAcacttgtgtgaatattttttgtgtggatattttctgagtttgggaaatggtcaaattgtgaatgaaacgTATGGGTACTGTCAAAATTTTTGATTGTCTGGATTAGAAATATGCATTATCTGTATTGAATCAATCTTTGTGAAggaaaaatttcctttaaacataaacaaaatgcttgaaaaaaagGTGCAGGTGCAGGGAGCCTTGCTATGCTGTTACTGATGCAGATCACCTCAATTTGAATTACTTTCCAGGTAATGGGTTGATTGTATGCATCTCAGTAATTGTAGTACTAGTACAGCACAAAACTCAGgtatgatgaaaacaatatatcagAGTGTCAGGAGAACTAAGAAGTATGTTTTAGAAGAATACAAAGGTTTCTGAGACATTTGTAGTCATTTGGTTGCCACATGTTATTGGACAGTGAtggtgttttgctttcttggtgacacatttaatctctcctactggtcagttgatacttcaaaCGGGAGTGCTTGTGTCTGTGGGCTGCTTGGaagtttagtacagtttactctctttgcatgtttctcagtctctgtgTATGCTCTTTTGTTTGTGCACCTTTCTTTCTGAATGCTGTACAGATGAACACTGTTCAATTctaaacaaatgtttgcagtactcctttttttaattacaacattTATAGGTTACTTTCTGCTTGTGAATTTTTTcaacaaagcaatttttttgcaATGCTTTGGGTTTCCTATTATAAGATGCATTATTGGTGgcgaaaataaataataaaaaagctcCACGGCCATTTTGTAAGACTAGCCACAAtgctaaaaaataattgtttgtttcctcggttcctcttctcttttaatttcttccgatttctcactttattatgtatatatttagcatatataaaaaataaaagtataaaactacCTTTCCTTAGATAAAGATAATAGCTGAGAGTGAGGATTATCTGACAAATCATGTGGACACAGCATATTGGTGTATACAAAgcaagtaagtaaataaacacatcaataaGCTTGAGTATTATAGATATGTTCGACATAAGAACAACAACCAACTACAATGTATAAAACGCTGTGACAAATTCCTCTCTCACTGTCCTGCCTCCCCAACCCTGTATAATGTCGCTATTCCCAGCAGCTGCTTGACgagggaaagtttgctgcgccacacgggtatcgagcCATGTGTCTCTCAGATCAGATGCCAGCGCTCTTAGCACTGTTTCCCCAGCTAGTGGAGACAATTACTCATTACTTAATAGCATACTTCAGCACTGTGATATACCCAATATACACTCAGTTCACTCAGTACTGCTAAGTATTGCTGCTTACTTGTGATGacctcaaacacactcacagcctGTCTTCCTCCTCAGACCACGATGGCGATGTTATCGCTGTATTGAAGTCTTTATCACATCAACGACAGAAGGAACTAAGTACTCACCTGTcctgaaataaatctttctcgCTCTTTTGCAGTGGAATAACTgagttatttctctttctgtggtCACGACGATGAAAGGCAAGATGGCGGAACTACGAGCTGTGTACTCTGTTCTACAAGTGTTTCTCAATGTCCATCTACTTTATCGGACTTTCTCGAATCTCGAAATAATAGTTCAGGTTTGATGTCATATTCTATATGTTGTTGGCACGAGTATACAGAAGTGTATTGTtctatttaaacagaaatgtaaactcAATGAATAAGGATGATAGATCAACATCCGGGTGTCTTCCGTTTTCTAATGAGTGTGACCGTTGGCGCAGGATGTGGtctttgctggtttcctgtaGGCTTAGGCCCCAGTGAGTAGATTGAAACACATGATGACTCGTTTGAAATGTAGGGAGTTTTTAAGTACATAGTAGCTTACCAAATACCTCACACTGAATGAATAAGATTTAACTGCtgttaatatatttgtttacaccGATACTTGGCTGAAGGAgtctgacagtgacaatgagTGACATGTCAGCTGGTTTGGTCATCCTATTCCCATGGACAGGTGTCCTACTATCACCAACAAATCCACCGGAGAAggcgtgtgtttgtatataaacTAACTGTACTGCAACACAGTTGTGTGGCCAGGGAACGACTGTGTACCCCGATGAAAAATCCGGCAAAGACTAGAAGACTGTTTTGCCTAGAACTGGCATTGCGATGTAAGAAACAGTTCATGGCTAGAAATGTGGTCATCGTATAAAATCTCTCTCCAGCCTGAACGATACATTAACCTCTAccaaatgaaatgttttaaagtagCTTATACCTGCTTTAGATGAGGAATATCTGATATAACAACACATAAGCTAACGATACAGACACGATGTGGGCCCACGTGACATGTCCTCTGTGTAAAGTAGAAACAGAAGATGAAGCACGTGTACTCAGTTTCTGTCAAGCTTATACCAACATGAGAACATACCAGCACTGGAAGACCTACAGACCCTAACAgtgggtcagaggtcatggCAGATACCTCTAAGGTAACCATTAGTCTGATGTCACGCTTTGTGTATAGTCTATAAACTGCGCCATCTGGTGTCAAACAAGATGAATAACAATAGTTTAATGTTATATAATGTGTGATGTTTCTGTGGGTATGTTCACCTACACACGTTTGTTGTGTGACTGCTCGTTATTTGTGTGCTCCACAGACAACACTTTAGtacttactgttttttttttttttttttagggggggttgttttttattttgttttcattaaatatatatttgtagcgtTGTTTCGTGTGCGTGTTGGTTTGTTGGGCGCTGGGAGCGGCTGGAGATGCGGGGTAGTCACCCACTACCCTAATCCTCGCTCCTCAGTGCTGTCTTGTCCTGTAGCTGCATTGTATTGTTTTGTCAATAAGTTTGGGTGGGCGCGAGCTGTGTCCGACCCTGTTTGGGGCGAGTCGGGGGCTTGTATAGCTGTGTTTATATAGCCGGGCGGGGCAGGGCGGAATTAACTGTCCACTCACACACTCccaacgtcacgtgacgtaatCTTGTGGGTTTAAGTTAACAGTGGTTGCTCGTTAGTTATGGGGGAGGGGCTTATTCTTTGACAGTCGGAGTTTTATCGCCCCGGTATGTCGCGGTCGGGATTACCTATATCAGCGCGCACTCGGGCGCGTATAGGGGGGCCCGGTCTGATGGAGAGCGACTCGGAGGGCGAGGATCAGCCGGTCGATACCTTTGACCGAGGGCGTTTCCCCCTCAAGTGAGTGTTACAGCTACCTCAGAGGTGGGAGTGAGAGGTTTTGGGTCTGCTACCGAAAGGTATGTTCAGGTGGGCGTGAAGGCAGGCCTGAGCGGTAGGGATCTGCTAGATTTCGTGAGGGAGGAGTGTGAAAGAGATAGGCAGGAGGGGGAAAGGGAAATAGATAGGcaggaaagggaaagagataGGCAGGAAAGGGAAAGGGAAAGAGACAGCCAGGAGAGGAGAGACGAGCGAAACTATGAGCTAGAGATGGCCAAACTTAGAAGCGAGGGAGCGAGCCAACAGAAGGCGGCGGCTGAGTTCGAGGGGATCAAACTTAAGATGCCTTTCTTCGAGGATGACGAAGATTTAGAGGCATACCTACGTTACTTCGAGAGGAGTGCCAGGATGCAGGATTGGAGTAAGGACACATGGGCG
Encoded proteins:
- the LOC112567885 gene encoding uncharacterized protein LOC112567885 isoform X1 codes for the protein MLYHLLLQTLKTQQSAGASPGQPHLLLYDLYDNNEKEAEKIVNDLSQAATGGSLYVIVDEAGLDFHTVCDKLRTQVPDLHLWAASCFHRYAPAGWQVEYLTRPLRSPPAVVREVKKDAWITEYRLVQPYSERGVPDHTDGPPVTRLYHQHHGHSDDGPDDCVTCGRDVASFLHSLRVGVTENVTTLATTVTSTNGGTTPPCLQWRDVLVLHWDDISDDSGVMKGLKEAGIPVRVMKDDDIEDVATARSDVVWVAREDRVCGLERKVVVCLKDQVLTRLYSTSRCSSQLLIVYYRQGKGYLTSSHGV
- the LOC112567885 gene encoding uncharacterized protein LOC112567885 isoform X2, with translation MLYHLLLQTLKTQQSAGASPGQPHLLLYDLYDNNEKEAEKIVNDLSQAATGGSLYVIVDEAGLDFHTVCDKLRTQVPDLHLWAASCFHRYAPAGWQVEYLTRPLRSPPAVVREVKKDAWITEYRLVQPYSERGVPDHTDGPPVTRLYHQHHGHSDDGPDDCVTCGRDVASFLHSLRVGVTG